A window of Kribbella sp. NBC_00382 genomic DNA:
CACCAGTTCCTCCATCGCCGCGCGATCATCGCCGACCGCAATGATCACCCCGCCATCTCGCGGTTCCTTGCGCCCCGACGCGACGAACACCCCTGCGTCGAACTGCCCCCTCACCCAGCTCAGATGATCCGCCATCAACTCGTCAGCACGTGCCAGCGGCGCGGTATAGGTCAGCTCCAGAACAAACATGCCGATCACGCTAACCCGGACGCACCGCCCTCAGGTCAGTCGCCCTGTTCGGCTGCCTCCAGCAAAGCCTCCGCCGCAGAGGTCCGCGCATACAGAGCAACCCGTCCCACCCGATGCGGAGTGACCAACCCTCCAGCACGCAACGCCCCCAGATGCTGCGAGACGCCACCGGCGATCAGCCCGATGCGCACAGCCAGCTCTGTCGTAGACCGAGGCGAGTCGAGCAGCATCAACACCCCCGCCCGAGACCGACCCAGTACTGCGGCGACACCGGCCGACGTGGTCCGTACCGGCTCACTCCAGAGCGTAGCCACCCCACGAGCCGGATAGGTCAGCGTCGGCTGCCACGGCGGAATCGTGCTCGAGCACACCGTCGGCCAGACAAAGGCAGACGGCGTCATCAGCAACCCTTCGCCGGCCAGCTGACGCACGCCTTTGAACCGCCGGTGCCTGATCTGCAAAGACTCGTCAAGCCACTTCACAGTGCCGGCCAGGTCATCGAAGAGCCAGGCATGCCCCGCCTGACTCAGCTTCCGCCCGCGATAAAGCAGATCCCCCTCAAGCAATGTGCGGATCCGTCCCCAATGCGGTGCGATCGCCAGTTCCCAGTACGCCTCCACTTGCTCAGCCAACCGCTCGACGCCACCCACCGGATCGACGTACAGCTCACCGACCGCAGCCGTCGGCATGCCGCTCGCCCTGCCGCGGATACTCGCCCTGCCGCTGCCGCTGCCGCTGCCGCTGCCGCTGCCGCTGGCACGGCCGCCCGAGCGGGTGCTCGCATGTCGTCGTTGGCGGGGGAGGGAGGCCTCATCGAGGGAGCCGATCGGGTTCTTCCAGGCCTACGCCAGTACGTCGAGGTCGGCGCGGACCTGGTCGGCGGGGACTCGGCGTAGCGCGCTCAGGTCCGTGGCCAGGTCGGGTACCGGAGTCTGCTGCGGCGGGGTGAGGAAGTCGGCGAGATACCAGACCCGCGGATCGATCAGGTCGAAGAGCGGCCCGAGCTCGGCCCCCGAACGGCAGATCCGCTCGGTCGTCGTCTCAGCCAACGCCGGCGGAACGTCTGCGAACGCGGAGTCTTGAGCAACCAGATGCTCGCGACGACCTCCCACAGCGGCGAGACCGCCAGCCGCGTCCGGGCAAGGTCCTCCACGGTGAAGGTGATCGTCAGCAACTCTGTCGCCTTGTCGATTTAGTAGTAGCTAAATCATTGCAGAAGGCTGCCTGATCGCGGCGAGTCTGTCGGCATGACTCTGGAATCAACGAGATCAATCCGACCGGGAACACGAAGCAGTTCTTGATCATTGCTCAGAGCAATCAATCGCCTTCGTCCCCTGGCTGCCGATCGCGCAGGGTGGCCATGCGACTTCACGGGTGGTGACTGCTATCGCCGACGAGCTGGGTGCTATGTCTGCGCAGATTTCCCTTGCCTGGTTGCTGCATCGCTCGCCCGTGATGGTTCCGATTCCGGAAACGAAGTCGATCGATCATCTCCAGGAGAACGTGGCGGCGGCCCGGAGCCAGCTGACCCCGGAGCAGCTGACTCGCCTGGCCGGCGCCGGTAATTCGTAGTTGTCCCCAGGTTGAAAACTCCTTTCCTGCAAGGGCTCTGTCGACGGCACCTTGTCAGTAAGTCGTCCCGGAGCAGCCGGGCGGCAGATCAGGAGGTTCGACATGTCCAAGGCGCTGGTACCCGCTCGCCGATCCCGCAAGCGCACCGAGCGCGGTGCCGCCACCGCGGAGTATGCCGTGACGGTGGTCGCGGCCTGCGGGATCGGTGGCGTCCTCATCGCGCTGTTCAAGTCGCCGGCGATGCTGACGTTGCTCAAGGCAATCATCAACTACGCGCTCAAGGCCGCCGGTGTCGACGGCGTGCAACTCTGACGCACGGCAGTAGCCCTCCGGCCGCGGCGCCTCCCCTCGTCGCCGCGGCCGGCCCACCCAGCCTGGAAGGACCTGCCATGCGAACCCGAGACGAACGCGGATCCGTCACGGCCGAGGCCGCCTTCGTATTCCCTGTACTACTTGCTGTGCTGGCCCTCGGCCTCTGGCTGGTCGGCACGGTGATCACCAACGTCCGCTGCATCGACGCGGCCCGGGATACAGCCCGAGCCGTCGCACGCGGCGAGTCCATGGAGTCAGCTCGCCAGCTAGGCGAACGCGCAGCCCCACCAGGCGCCGCCATCACCATCACCCGGCAAGACCTCACCGTCCACGTCGAGGTCACTGCCACCCCATCCAAGCCACGCGGCCTCCTCGCCGCCTTCCCGCATCCGACCCCCCAAGCCACTGCCGTCATCCAAACCGAACCAGACCTCACCGAACCAGACCTCACAGCATCGGCTCGAGGCGATGGCTGACAGAACAGAGCGCGGCAGCGCCACCCTGCTGTCCCTCGGAATCGCAGCTGTCCTACTAGCCGCCTGTGCAATGGGAGTGCTGTGGGCCGCGGTATCGGTAGGCCACCATCGAGCCGATGCAGCCGCCGATCTCGCAGCCCTCAGCGCAGCCCAAGCCCAACAGTCCAACCCCTACACCGCCTGCGCGACCGCCGGCCGAATCGTCGATGCCCAAGGAGCCTCGCTGAAGTACTGCCAAGCCGAAGGAGACACAATCACCGTCGCTGTAGCGGTGAGGCTCCACCTAGGCGCATTCGGCACGCCGATGCTGACCGGCGAAGCCCGCGCCGGACCGATCGAAGGAGCAGACTGGCCGAGTGACCGAGGAGAAGACTGGCCGGCTGACGGATGACTCGACTGAGCTGCTGGTGGTGGACGCCGCGAACGTGGTCGGCTCCCGCCCCGACGGCTGGTGGCGCGACCGCCCCGGCGCGGCCCGCCGCCTCCTCACCAAACTCCAAACCCTCCCACCCCAACTCGAAACCCCGACCGAGATCGCCGTAGTACTGGAAGGAGCAGCCAAGGCAGCAGTCGAATCTGCCCTCGACCCAGCCTTCCCAGACCTCCGGATAGTTCTGGCCTCGGGCTCAGGCGACGACGCCATCGTCGATCTGGTGGCCGAAGCCGTTGCCCAGGACAACAACCGGCCGATCACGGTGGTAACCGCCGACCGTGGCCTCCGCGCCCGCCTGGACCTCCTAGGCGCCCGAACCACCGGCCCAAGCTGGCTCTGGTCCCAGCTGCCGTCCTAACCCATCCTGAACCACCAGCTGCGCTGGAGGAGTTGGGCTGCTGGGGGGGTTCATCGGTGAGCTTTCGGGCCGGGAGTCTCGGGCGCGGGAGCGGCGCGAGGGGCTTGTGGTCAGGCGCCGGCGCCGCCGTCTATGGGGATGATGGCGCCGGTTACTACGGAGGCGCGGTCGCTGAGGAGCCAGGCGGCTAGTTCGGCGATCTCGCGGGGGTCGGCCATCCGGCCGAGTGGGGTGCTGGCGTTGATTCGGTCGACGATTCCTGGGGTTGCCGCCTCCCAGGTGTCAATCATCTCCGTCGCGGTGCCGCCGGGGGTGATGCCGTTCACGCGGACGCCTTGCGGGGCCCAGGTCACGGCGGCTGTCTCGGTGATGCTGTTGAGGGCGCGCTTCATCGCGCCGTACGCGGGGAGGGCTGGGTTCGCGCGGCGGCTGCCGATGCTCGAGGTGTTGACGATCGCGCCGCCTCCGCCTCGTCGCATCAGGGCGTACTCCGCGTTCATCGCGGTCCAGTGCGCCCGGAAGTTCACCGCGAACTGCTCCTCGATGTCCTCATCGGTGGTCGTGTCGAGCGGACCGGGCTGGTGTTGGATCGCCGCGCCGTTGTTGAACGCGCCGTCGAGCCGCCCGTGCAGCTCGTCGACCCGGTCGATGGCAGCGCGAATGCTCGCCCGGTCGGCGAGGTCCACGGTGACGGCATCCGCAACACCGCCATCACCGCGGATCTCGGCGACGAGCTTCTCTAGTACGTCCGTACTGCGGGAAGCAAGCACGACGGCGGCCCCCTCCGCGGCGAACAAGCGCGCTGCAGCTGCCCCGATGCCGCGGCTCGCGCCAGTGATGAAAACGACCTTGCCGCTGAGGAGGCCGATGGATGTGCTGTTGATATTCGTGGTCATGCCACCAGCTTCAGGCGGTAGCCGATCCGGATACAGGCACAGGTTGTACCAGGATCCGCCGGCGCACAGCGGGCAGACTGGGGACATGGACAAGCAGGAGCTCGGAGCGTTCCTCCGGAGTCGCCGTGAGCGCCTCCGGCCGGAGGATGTGGGGCTGCCGTCGGGAGCGCGGCGCCGGACGCCGGGCCTTCGTCGCGAGGAGGTGGCGGTTCTCGCACACATCTCCACCGAGTACTACGTACGACTCGAGCAAGGTCGGGCACCGCGTCCGTCCGGCGAGGTGCTGGCTGGGATCGCGGGGGCGTTGCGACTTACGGAGGCGGAGTCCGATCACCTCCATGTGCTCGCCGGTACTGCGCCGAGTCGTACCGGACTGCATCGACGCGATGTCCGCCCGAGCATCCTCGCCCTCCTCGAACGGCTGCCGCAGACGGCCGGCTTCGTGACGTCCGCCCTGTTCGAGGTACTCGCTTGGAACGACCTCGCGGCGGCACTGATGGAGAACTTCGCCGAGCAGTCTCCTGAGGACCGCAATCTCGCCCGTCGAGCCTTCCTCACGCCGACCCGCGACGATGGCGTGATGCTCTATGGGGTCTCCGACGTCATGGAGTTCCGGCAGAACGTCGTGATGGAGCTGCGGTCCACCTTCGCCCGATACCCGTCCGACCCCGAGGTGATCGGGCTTGTCGAGGAGTTGCGCGCCGGCAGCTCCGAGTTCGCCCGCCTCTGGGAGCGGCACGACGTACAAGCCACCCAGATGCTCACGAAGACCTTCCACCACCCGGTCGTCGGCGCCATCACCGTCGACTGCGATTCGCTAGCCCTCACCGACCGCGACCAG
This region includes:
- a CDS encoding YciI family protein, with the protein product MFVLELTYTAPLARADELMADHLSWVRGQFDAGVFVASGRKEPRDGGVIIAVGDDRAAMEELVAGDPFAVAGICEYRVTRFLATNVASALEPYREKPSA
- a CDS encoding ArsR/SmtB family transcription factor; this translates as MPTAAVGELYVDPVGGVERLAEQVEAYWELAIAPHWGRIRTLLEGDLLYRGRKLSQAGHAWLFDDLAGTVKWLDESLQIRHRRFKGVRQLAGEGLLMTPSAFVWPTVCSSTIPPWQPTLTYPARGVATLWSEPVRTTSAGVAAVLGRSRAGVLMLLDSPRSTTELAVRIGLIAGGVSQHLGALRAGGLVTPHRVGRVALYARTSAAEALLEAAEQGD
- a CDS encoding DUF4244 domain-containing protein, with the protein product MSKALVPARRSRKRTERGAATAEYAVTVVAACGIGGVLIALFKSPAMLTLLKAIINYALKAAGVDGVQL
- a CDS encoding TadE family type IV pilus minor pilin yields the protein MRTRDERGSVTAEAAFVFPVLLAVLALGLWLVGTVITNVRCIDAARDTARAVARGESMESARQLGERAAPPGAAITITRQDLTVHVEVTATPSKPRGLLAAFPHPTPQATAVIQTEPDLTEPDLTASARGDG
- a CDS encoding Rv3654c family TadE-like protein, yielding MADRTERGSATLLSLGIAAVLLAACAMGVLWAAVSVGHHRADAAADLAALSAAQAQQSNPYTACATAGRIVDAQGASLKYCQAEGDTITVAVAVRLHLGAFGTPMLTGEARAGPIEGADWPSDRGEDWPADG
- a CDS encoding SDR family NAD(P)-dependent oxidoreductase gives rise to the protein MTTNINSTSIGLLSGKVVFITGASRGIGAAAARLFAAEGAAVVLASRSTDVLEKLVAEIRGDGGVADAVTVDLADRASIRAAIDRVDELHGRLDGAFNNGAAIQHQPGPLDTTTDEDIEEQFAVNFRAHWTAMNAEYALMRRGGGGAIVNTSSIGSRRANPALPAYGAMKRALNSITETAAVTWAPQGVRVNGITPGGTATEMIDTWEAATPGIVDRINASTPLGRMADPREIAELAAWLLSDRASVVTGAIIPIDGGAGA
- a CDS encoding helix-turn-helix transcriptional regulator, which codes for MDKQELGAFLRSRRERLRPEDVGLPSGARRRTPGLRREEVAVLAHISTEYYVRLEQGRAPRPSGEVLAGIAGALRLTEAESDHLHVLAGTAPSRTGLHRRDVRPSILALLERLPQTAGFVTSALFEVLAWNDLAAALMENFAEQSPEDRNLARRAFLTPTRDDGVMLYGVSDVMEFRQNVVMELRSTFARYPSDPEVIGLVEELRAGSSEFARLWERHDVQATQMLTKTFHHPVVGAITVDCDSLALTDRDQHLVLYSAPPGSRDAEALALLNVLGAEATNYRR